The following proteins are encoded in a genomic region of Thermococcus henrietii:
- a CDS encoding mechanosensitive ion channel family protein translates to MVNLNQALPYVGVTPFQLISALAILIVGYVIARAVVGAFKRTLRKTKLPPLVVEFLGRFLAIGLYLIVLIVALGAVGISVSPVILGLSAVVGLILGFGLQDTLTNLAAGVWLAALRPVDIGEVVEVAGKTGKVNKIGLMGTELLTPDNKLITIPNKLVWGSVITNYTRMPTRRVNVDIGVAYGTDLDRAIKLAMDLMKSHPKVLSDPEPSVVITALADSSINLQLRAWTKTEDYWAVKGDLTRGIYELYTREGIEIPFPQLDVHLKNE, encoded by the coding sequence ATGGTGAACCTAAACCAGGCGCTCCCCTACGTTGGGGTGACGCCGTTTCAGCTGATTTCTGCTCTCGCAATTCTCATCGTGGGTTACGTCATTGCGAGAGCCGTCGTAGGGGCCTTCAAGCGGACCCTCAGAAAGACCAAGCTCCCGCCGCTGGTCGTCGAGTTCCTCGGCAGGTTTCTGGCCATTGGCCTCTACCTCATCGTCCTCATCGTGGCCCTCGGGGCCGTTGGAATCTCGGTATCGCCGGTAATCCTCGGTCTGTCGGCGGTGGTAGGCCTAATCCTCGGCTTCGGTCTGCAGGACACGCTGACCAACCTCGCCGCCGGCGTCTGGCTCGCCGCGCTGAGGCCCGTTGACATAGGGGAGGTCGTGGAGGTCGCGGGCAAAACTGGCAAGGTAAATAAAATCGGCCTGATGGGAACCGAACTCCTGACGCCTGACAACAAGCTGATAACGATCCCCAACAAGCTCGTCTGGGGGAGCGTCATAACCAACTACACGAGGATGCCCACGAGGAGGGTGAACGTTGACATAGGCGTCGCCTACGGGACCGACCTCGACAGGGCGATAAAGCTCGCGATGGACCTCATGAAGAGCCACCCGAAGGTTCTCAGCGATCCGGAGCCAAGCGTCGTCATAACGGCCCTCGCGGACTCCTCGATAAACCTCCAGCTCCGCGCCTGGACCAAGACGGAGGACTACTGGGCCGTCAAGGGCGACCTCACGAGGGGAATCTACGAGCTCTACACCCGGGAGGGCATAGAGATTCCGTTCCCGCAGCTCGACGTCCACTTGAAGA
- the coaBC gene encoding bifunctional phosphopantothenoylcysteine decarboxylase/phosphopantothenate--cysteine ligase CoaBC: protein MLHHVRLIYATKSRKLVGKKIVLAIPGSIAAVECVKLARELIRHGAEVHAVMSENAQKIIHPYAMEFATGNPVVTEITGFIEHVELAGDHENKADLILVCPATANTISKIACGIDDTPVTTVVTTAFAHTPIMIAPAMHSSMYEHPIVVENIEKLKKLGVEFIGPRFEEGKAKVASIDEIVYRVIRKLHPKSLVGKRVLVTAGATREYIDPIRYITNASSGRMGVAIAEEADFRGAEVTLIRTKGSVPSFVENQIEVETVEEMLEAIENELKAKKYDVVVLAAAVSDFRVKNKAGEKIKSGKSLTLELEPTPKVIDRVKELQPDVFLVGFKAETSEDKLIEEARKQIERAGSDIVVANTLKAFGSEENEVFLVTHDGVKKLPRMDKRELAERLWDEVERLI, encoded by the coding sequence ATGCTTCACCACGTTAGGCTGATTTACGCGACCAAAAGTAGAAAGCTCGTCGGCAAGAAAATCGTTCTCGCGATTCCCGGGAGCATAGCCGCGGTTGAGTGCGTCAAGCTGGCAAGGGAGCTCATAAGACACGGCGCGGAAGTGCACGCGGTGATGAGCGAGAACGCTCAAAAAATAATCCACCCCTACGCAATGGAGTTCGCCACCGGGAATCCCGTCGTGACCGAGATTACTGGCTTCATAGAGCACGTCGAGCTGGCCGGAGACCACGAGAACAAGGCCGACCTGATTCTCGTCTGCCCCGCGACGGCGAACACCATAAGCAAGATAGCCTGCGGCATAGACGACACACCCGTCACGACCGTTGTAACAACTGCCTTCGCCCACACCCCGATTATGATAGCCCCCGCGATGCACTCCAGCATGTACGAGCACCCAATAGTCGTTGAGAACATCGAGAAGCTCAAAAAGCTGGGCGTCGAGTTTATCGGCCCCCGCTTCGAGGAGGGCAAGGCGAAGGTAGCTTCGATAGACGAGATAGTCTACCGCGTCATCAGGAAGCTCCACCCCAAGAGCCTCGTGGGGAAGCGCGTTTTAGTTACGGCAGGCGCGACGAGGGAGTATATAGACCCGATTCGCTACATCACCAACGCGAGCAGTGGTAGAATGGGAGTTGCAATAGCCGAAGAGGCGGACTTCAGGGGAGCGGAGGTTACGCTCATCAGGACGAAGGGGAGCGTCCCGAGCTTCGTCGAGAACCAGATTGAAGTGGAAACGGTGGAGGAGATGCTCGAGGCGATAGAGAACGAGCTGAAGGCGAAGAAATACGACGTCGTCGTTCTGGCCGCTGCAGTCAGCGACTTCCGCGTTAAGAACAAAGCCGGTGAAAAAATCAAGAGCGGGAAGAGCCTTACCCTCGAACTCGAACCGACGCCGAAGGTAATAGACCGCGTTAAAGAGCTTCAGCCAGACGTATTCCTCGTGGGCTTCAAGGCCGAGACGAGCGAGGATAAGCTCATCGAAGAAGCCAGAAAGCAGATTGAACGCGCGGGAAGCGACATCGTCGTTGCCAACACTCTCAAAGCGTTCGGAAGCGAGGAGAATGAGGTATTTCTCGTCACCCACGATGGTGTTAAGAAGCTCCCGAGAATGGACAAGCGCGAGCTTGCTGAGCGGCTCTGGGATGAGGTTGAGCGCCTTATCTAA
- a CDS encoding DUF190 domain-containing protein: MVEVEHWNTLRLKIYIGENDRWKGKPLYKAIVEKLREMGIAGATVYRGIYGFGKKSHIHSSDVMRLSADLPIVIEVVDRGFKIEKAICEIKPMIKDGMITVEPTLVVWVGTKEEVKKFEEDAVHEE; encoded by the coding sequence ATGGTTGAGGTCGAGCACTGGAACACCCTCAGGCTGAAAATATACATCGGCGAAAACGACCGCTGGAAGGGGAAGCCCCTCTACAAAGCGATAGTTGAAAAGCTCCGCGAAATGGGCATAGCCGGGGCGACGGTTTACAGGGGCATCTACGGCTTCGGAAAGAAGAGCCACATACACTCGAGCGACGTCATGCGCCTCTCGGCGGACCTGCCTATCGTGATTGAGGTCGTGGACAGGGGGTTCAAGATAGAGAAAGCGATATGTGAAATCAAGCCGATGATTAAGGACGGCATGATAACCGTTGAGCCCACCCTCGTCGTGTGGGTCGGAACGAAGGAGGAAGTTAAAAAGTTCGAAGAGGACGCGGTTCATGAGGAATAG
- the crcB gene encoding fluoride efflux transporter CrcB has product MNAKLITLVALGGALGALTRFYLSGLLPVYRDFPVGTLLVNSVASFILGYLYGLLFWGIDVTPEWRLFLGTGFCGALSTFSTFSYETFSLLREREYLIAGINVLANVFVTIGLVFLGFIVARR; this is encoded by the coding sequence ATGAACGCGAAGCTAATAACCCTGGTCGCACTTGGAGGGGCGCTTGGTGCACTCACGAGGTTCTATCTATCTGGACTGCTACCGGTCTACAGGGACTTTCCTGTGGGAACCCTGCTGGTAAACAGCGTAGCCAGCTTCATCCTCGGCTACCTCTATGGACTGCTCTTCTGGGGAATTGATGTCACGCCCGAGTGGAGGCTCTTCCTTGGGACGGGCTTCTGCGGTGCGCTGAGCACGTTTTCAACATTCTCCTACGAAACGTTCTCGCTCCTCCGCGAGAGGGAGTACCTCATAGCGGGCATAAACGTGCTGGCAAACGTTTTTGTAACCATCGGCTTAGTATTCCTTGGCTTCATTGTGGCAAGGAGGTGA
- a CDS encoding ribbon-helix-helix domain-containing protein — protein MKITVWAKGRWRKVSFTIPDDLWRRIEEVSKKHGFRIEEALRVILLDGYVDEEVNDEELRRIEEEINGLEEKLYELEGHWSPLKFKTYYSAMDNQNLAIMLSGMIAENKRLRKMLGMPERDYSKVEELIHYYMSSAFGEGSGKG, from the coding sequence ATGAAGATAACGGTGTGGGCAAAGGGAAGGTGGAGAAAGGTTAGCTTCACAATACCCGACGACCTGTGGCGGCGAATAGAAGAAGTGAGCAAAAAGCACGGTTTTCGAATTGAAGAAGCACTTCGGGTTATCCTCCTCGATGGATACGTTGACGAGGAAGTTAATGACGAGGAGCTAAGAAGAATTGAAGAGGAAATAAACGGGCTTGAGGAGAAACTTTACGAGCTCGAAGGTCACTGGTCCCCCTTAAAGTTCAAGACGTACTACTCGGCCATGGACAACCAGAACCTGGCGATAATGCTCTCGGGGATGATAGCCGAGAACAAGAGGTTGAGGAAGATGCTCGGCATGCCGGAAAGGGACTACTCGAAGGTGGAGGAGCTGATACACTACTACATGTCATCCGCGTTCGGTGAGGGAAGTGGGAAGGGTTGA
- a CDS encoding DUF6062 family protein — MDVIELELRNAMSEPGCPVCRLVERFERTEIETILYEHPNDPEVRREFRGSGGLCTYHAWKVLHLALSNPLLGPHGVSVIYEDVLRSYLSGKVGEDECFLCRLSREKERTLIESIADRLPELLDAYAESPSILCRRHYEEILKLVEDENLKTRLEEVQKEKLRELDARLVRLIESFDYRSEEKPSEDEKRAVIEAVEFLVGREVGPHSRRRERREKRWPLRLR, encoded by the coding sequence ATGGACGTTATCGAGCTGGAGCTGAGGAACGCTATGAGCGAGCCGGGTTGCCCGGTGTGCAGGTTAGTTGAGAGGTTCGAGAGAACCGAGATTGAAACGATACTCTACGAGCACCCCAACGACCCCGAGGTGCGGAGGGAGTTCAGGGGAAGCGGCGGGCTCTGCACGTATCACGCGTGGAAGGTCCTCCACCTTGCCCTTTCCAACCCCCTCCTCGGTCCCCACGGGGTCTCCGTCATATACGAGGACGTTCTTAGGAGCTACCTCTCTGGGAAAGTGGGGGAAGACGAGTGCTTCCTCTGCAGACTCTCAAGAGAGAAGGAGAGAACGCTAATCGAGTCCATCGCCGACAGACTGCCGGAGCTCCTCGATGCCTATGCGGAATCCCCATCGATACTCTGCAGGAGGCACTACGAGGAAATCCTCAAACTCGTAGAAGACGAGAACCTTAAAACCCGTCTCGAGGAGGTTCAGAAGGAAAAGCTTCGGGAGCTTGACGCCCGGCTCGTGCGGCTCATCGAGAGCTTTGACTACAGGTCCGAGGAGAAACCGAGTGAGGATGAAAAGAGGGCAGTCATTGAGGCCGTTGAATTTCTGGTCGGGAGGGAGGTAGGACCCCACTCCCGGCGCCGGGAGAGGAGGGAGAAGCGTTGGCCGTTGAGATTGAGGTGA
- a CDS encoding prenyltransferase/squalene oxidase repeat-containing protein yields the protein MVSKFDRIARYVNVDAVLKYVGERRHEDGGYCFVSLLDDTNVNDTYYAVKIYELLDLDFPEPEKTIEFLANAIQPQTAVVAIAMALEGLAVLGAKDVARERSEIVFTKYNPAEGKFAVGLGGSEEFGTATPLEATYWVTKAFDAIGLKFNPDEREAIREFVMKFRNGNGYGVKQPTTTMTYQAIFSLRKLGYHPPKSPHFRNCELCGDWGGFTEVPYSLPPYLEPTFYASRGLEIQDEAPSCPRRHIWFIRQLQNPNGGFRRSIELGISNFQNTYRALAVVEFASRFV from the coding sequence ATGGTCTCCAAGTTCGACAGGATTGCCCGTTACGTTAACGTTGATGCGGTTCTCAAATACGTGGGAGAGAGGCGCCACGAGGACGGAGGGTACTGCTTCGTGAGCCTTCTCGACGATACGAACGTAAACGACACCTACTACGCGGTCAAGATTTACGAGCTATTGGACCTGGACTTTCCAGAGCCCGAGAAGACTATAGAGTTCCTTGCAAATGCGATACAGCCCCAGACGGCCGTCGTGGCAATAGCGATGGCGCTTGAGGGGCTGGCCGTTCTCGGGGCCAAGGACGTGGCGAGGGAGAGGAGTGAGATAGTCTTCACCAAGTACAACCCCGCGGAGGGCAAGTTCGCGGTTGGACTCGGGGGGAGCGAGGAGTTTGGAACGGCAACGCCGCTCGAGGCCACCTACTGGGTCACAAAGGCCTTCGATGCAATCGGCCTCAAGTTTAACCCCGACGAGAGGGAAGCCATAAGGGAGTTCGTCATGAAGTTCCGCAACGGCAACGGCTACGGCGTCAAGCAGCCGACTACGACTATGACGTATCAGGCGATATTCAGCCTTCGCAAACTCGGCTATCACCCGCCGAAGAGTCCCCACTTCAGGAACTGTGAGCTCTGTGGTGATTGGGGAGGCTTTACCGAGGTGCCCTACAGTCTTCCACCATACCTAGAGCCAACGTTCTATGCCTCCAGGGGACTGGAGATTCAGGACGAAGCGCCTTCCTGTCCGAGGAGGCACATATGGTTCATCCGCCAGCTTCAGAATCCCAACGGGGGATTCAGGAGGAGTATAGAACTCGGAATCTCGAACTTCCAGAACACCTACCGCGCGCTGGCGGTCGTTGAGTTCGCCTCACGCTTCGTTTAG
- a CDS encoding archaemetzincin, protein MEFIGFTYVTNFLSETLERTMFEVVDDANRLLKDLDLPLRFLYLDSLTLEPGYLITVETPEDRVRLYPLEVLVDFLDYRLKVELEKNDGITMNKILGLISFPLASRNRYFDFYESFLGFQAERLGRRIMVLSMRPFESDVLRMAIRTLESPNVEEDVKHLARRVLPRELETFKGRLLKGILHEVGHAFGLEHCSNPCVMNPPATIEEWDSRPAIFCDSCMKKLKESLGSFTL, encoded by the coding sequence ATGGAGTTCATCGGTTTCACATACGTTACCAACTTCCTCAGCGAAACGCTTGAAAGGACAATGTTCGAAGTCGTTGATGACGCTAACAGGCTTTTAAAAGACCTCGACCTCCCTCTGAGGTTTCTCTACCTGGACAGCCTGACCCTCGAACCAGGTTACTTAATAACGGTTGAGACCCCCGAGGACAGGGTCAGGTTATACCCCCTCGAGGTCCTCGTTGATTTCCTTGACTACCGCCTCAAGGTTGAGCTCGAGAAGAACGACGGAATAACCATGAACAAAATCCTCGGTTTGATAAGCTTCCCCCTCGCGTCGAGGAACCGCTACTTCGACTTCTACGAGAGCTTCCTGGGGTTCCAGGCGGAGAGGCTCGGAAGGAGGATAATGGTGCTCTCAATGAGACCTTTTGAGTCGGACGTCCTCAGAATGGCCATCAGAACCCTTGAGAGCCCAAACGTCGAGGAGGACGTCAAACACCTCGCCAGAAGGGTCCTTCCCCGTGAGCTCGAGACCTTCAAGGGACGCCTCCTCAAGGGCATCCTTCACGAGGTCGGCCACGCCTTCGGCCTCGAGCACTGCTCCAACCCGTGCGTCATGAACCCGCCGGCGACGATTGAGGAGTGGGACTCCAGACCCGCCATCTTCTGTGACTCCTGCATGAAAAAACTGAAGGAGAGCTTGGGGAGCTTCACCCTTTGA
- a CDS encoding peroxiredoxin, with translation MGFLEVEVYDEGGRKVRLGDIVKGRWTVLYVYPKDNTPGCTTEAKEFTELLPEFEKLGFQVIGVSKDSVESHRRFKEKHGLKVKLLSDPEVQLIKALGAWGKKKRYGKEYEGVIRSTFIMNPEGEIVWEKRNVRAKGHAGRVLKVAKELKG, from the coding sequence ATGGGGTTCCTTGAGGTTGAGGTTTACGACGAAGGGGGCCGAAAGGTCAGGCTCGGGGACATCGTAAAGGGCAGGTGGACGGTTCTCTACGTTTACCCAAAGGACAACACCCCCGGTTGCACAACCGAGGCGAAGGAGTTTACGGAGTTGCTTCCCGAATTCGAGAAGCTTGGCTTCCAGGTGATTGGGGTCTCGAAGGATTCTGTTGAGAGCCACCGCAGGTTCAAGGAGAAGCACGGGCTAAAGGTTAAGCTCCTGAGCGACCCCGAGGTTCAGCTCATCAAGGCCCTCGGCGCGTGGGGAAAGAAGAAGCGCTACGGAAAGGAATACGAAGGCGTCATAAGGAGCACGTTCATCATGAACCCTGAGGGTGAAATCGTGTGGGAGAAGCGCAACGTCCGGGCAAAGGGGCACGCCGGAAGGGTTCTCAAGGTTGCCAAGGAACTCAAAGGGTGA
- the pyk gene encoding pyruvate kinase — protein MRLPGQKTKIIATLGPASLKEKTVSAMVRAGMSVARLNFAHGDLKQHERAVKLVRKVSEKLDRPVAILGDLPGVKIRVGEIEGGSVNLRRWQTITLTTRDVVGNEAVIPVEFKDFPRMVSKGDVIYLSDGFIALRVEEVRGQDVICKVLVGGTLFSHKGINVPKARLAIDAVTEKDLEFVEFSLEVGVDAVGISFVGSAYDVLKVRRFVDSHHGNLFLIAKIERPDAVRNFDEILNASDGVMIARGDLGVEMPIEKLPILQKKLIKKANCAGKPVVTATQMLESMTHEKLPTRAEVTDVANAILDGTDAVMLSEETAVGKYPVDAVRMMAKIAKTTEAYRDSLWTSRTVEWKMNEWKGRGPTKGTIKDAIARSIIEALNSIDIKYILTPTRTGQTARLIARFKPKQWVLAFVTNEWVANTLMFSYGVYPFKVEETSEREIIRLITGLGLVSEGDTVLLTKGTPIGRTAGTNTIRIFNV, from the coding sequence ATGAGACTTCCTGGGCAGAAAACGAAGATTATAGCGACCCTCGGCCCGGCTTCGCTCAAGGAGAAAACGGTTTCTGCGATGGTCCGCGCGGGCATGAGCGTTGCGAGGCTCAACTTCGCCCACGGCGACCTCAAACAGCACGAGAGGGCGGTAAAGCTCGTCAGGAAGGTTTCAGAGAAGCTCGACAGGCCCGTCGCGATACTCGGCGACCTGCCCGGCGTCAAGATTCGCGTTGGAGAAATAGAGGGCGGTTCCGTCAACCTGAGGCGCTGGCAGACTATAACTCTGACCACCAGGGACGTCGTTGGAAACGAAGCGGTAATCCCCGTTGAGTTCAAGGACTTCCCGAGGATGGTCTCCAAGGGCGATGTGATTTACCTCAGCGACGGCTTCATAGCGCTCCGCGTTGAGGAAGTTCGGGGTCAGGACGTCATCTGCAAGGTTCTCGTCGGGGGCACGCTGTTCTCCCACAAGGGTATAAACGTCCCGAAGGCGAGGCTGGCAATAGATGCGGTGACCGAGAAGGACTTGGAGTTCGTGGAGTTCTCCCTTGAGGTCGGCGTCGATGCGGTGGGTATAAGCTTCGTGGGCTCGGCCTACGACGTCCTCAAGGTCAGGCGCTTCGTTGACTCCCACCACGGAAATCTGTTCCTCATCGCGAAGATAGAGCGCCCCGACGCGGTCAGGAACTTCGACGAAATTCTCAACGCCTCCGACGGCGTTATGATAGCGAGGGGCGACCTTGGAGTCGAGATGCCCATTGAAAAGCTCCCGATACTCCAGAAGAAGCTCATCAAGAAGGCCAACTGCGCCGGCAAGCCCGTTGTGACGGCCACCCAGATGCTCGAGAGCATGACGCATGAGAAGCTCCCTACCAGGGCGGAGGTCACCGACGTCGCCAACGCCATTCTCGACGGAACCGACGCGGTTATGCTCTCCGAGGAAACTGCAGTTGGAAAGTACCCGGTTGACGCCGTCAGGATGATGGCGAAGATAGCCAAGACCACCGAGGCCTACCGCGACAGCCTCTGGACGAGCAGAACGGTCGAGTGGAAGATGAACGAGTGGAAGGGGCGCGGGCCGACGAAGGGAACGATAAAGGACGCAATAGCGAGGAGCATCATAGAGGCCCTCAACTCAATTGACATCAAGTACATACTGACGCCCACCAGAACGGGACAGACCGCGAGGCTCATAGCGAGGTTCAAGCCGAAGCAGTGGGTTCTGGCCTTCGTTACCAACGAGTGGGTCGCCAACACGCTGATGTTCTCCTACGGAGTCTACCCGTTCAAGGTGGAAGAAACGAGCGAGAGGGAGATAATCCGCCTCATAACGGGCCTCGGGCTCGTGAGCGAGGGCGACACCGTTCTGCTGACCAAGGGAACGCCGATAGGGAGGACCGCGGGAACGAACACCATAAGGATTTTCAACGTCTAA
- a CDS encoding MutS2 family protein, translating to MRPKLNPEARTVHRAILSEIRRRLSLPGSEAHLERFSLTNDPDEIRRRQEYLREGLSKVRPEMRGLISKVRPIRFQREFLNDRVLLVDESEVEEAESLNLCHVTTDVEEAREYPIVLSTLGYGVDVELKPQEIAPELYILPLWRNRETLKALARIGELTGEGSVAPRMLEALKEFEEVMGRQKVLESLDELIAEKERELNERIGERLENFSLTLSGKELLSFLAQLREGNYDAIFRHFSDVEEEILGLINEAERDLSERLGVTVELFSREELYPIRVPVERVEELRNLLERELALERYLKAREILEEMKELIPKLKEELERVHELDFLLAVREFTGGFSFPEIWSDGIAFLRGRHLFIENPQPVSYVVGKRPEGFNVPGAERINDEDVVILTGANSGGKTSLLELITQVEILFHMGFPVPAERAWLEPLDELFFFRRKRSVYGAGAFETALKSFVRALRGKGRKLILIDEFEAITEPGAAVKIIGELLKVAHERGFRVVIISHLGEDLKKELPFARVDGIEAKGLDENLNLIVDRQPVFGKLGRSTPELIVERLARKARGKDREIYERILASFGRNV from the coding sequence ATGAGGCCAAAGCTGAATCCCGAGGCGAGAACAGTTCACAGGGCAATCCTGTCGGAGATTCGGAGGAGGCTGAGCCTTCCGGGTAGCGAGGCCCATCTTGAGCGCTTTTCCCTTACCAACGACCCGGACGAGATAAGGAGACGGCAGGAGTATCTCAGGGAGGGCCTCTCGAAGGTAAGGCCCGAGATGAGGGGCCTAATCTCGAAGGTAAGGCCGATAAGGTTCCAGAGGGAGTTCCTGAACGACAGGGTTCTTCTAGTTGATGAGTCCGAGGTTGAAGAGGCCGAGTCTTTGAACCTGTGCCACGTCACGACCGACGTAGAGGAAGCCCGCGAGTATCCGATTGTCCTGAGCACACTCGGCTACGGGGTTGACGTTGAGCTGAAACCTCAGGAGATAGCCCCCGAACTCTACATTCTGCCCCTCTGGAGGAACAGGGAAACTCTGAAGGCCCTCGCCAGAATCGGCGAGCTGACCGGCGAGGGGAGCGTTGCTCCGAGAATGCTTGAGGCCTTGAAGGAATTCGAGGAGGTAATGGGGCGCCAAAAGGTTCTCGAATCCCTCGACGAGCTGATAGCGGAGAAGGAGCGCGAGCTCAACGAGAGAATCGGCGAGAGGCTTGAGAACTTCAGTTTAACCCTCAGCGGGAAAGAACTCTTGAGTTTCCTCGCCCAGCTCCGCGAGGGGAACTACGATGCCATATTCCGGCACTTCAGCGACGTCGAGGAGGAAATCCTTGGGCTGATAAACGAGGCCGAGCGCGACCTCTCTGAGAGGCTCGGCGTTACGGTGGAGCTCTTCTCGCGGGAGGAGCTTTACCCGATTCGCGTTCCGGTGGAAAGGGTCGAAGAACTCAGAAACCTTCTCGAACGCGAGCTGGCCCTTGAGCGCTACCTGAAGGCGAGGGAAATCCTTGAAGAGATGAAGGAACTCATTCCCAAGCTCAAGGAGGAACTTGAGAGGGTTCACGAGCTCGACTTTCTCTTAGCTGTGAGGGAATTCACCGGAGGCTTTTCGTTCCCGGAAATATGGAGCGATGGAATCGCGTTCCTGCGCGGGAGGCACCTCTTCATCGAGAACCCACAGCCGGTGAGCTACGTCGTCGGGAAGAGGCCGGAGGGGTTCAATGTCCCCGGCGCGGAGAGGATTAACGATGAAGACGTTGTAATCCTCACCGGCGCGAACAGCGGTGGAAAGACGAGTTTGCTTGAGCTGATAACGCAGGTTGAAATCCTCTTCCACATGGGCTTCCCAGTTCCAGCGGAGAGGGCCTGGCTCGAGCCCCTCGACGAGCTGTTCTTCTTCCGGAGGAAAAGGAGCGTTTACGGGGCCGGGGCATTTGAGACCGCCCTTAAGTCCTTCGTGAGGGCCCTGCGCGGTAAGGGGAGGAAGCTGATTCTGATAGACGAGTTCGAGGCCATAACCGAGCCCGGTGCCGCCGTGAAGATAATCGGCGAGCTCCTCAAGGTGGCCCACGAGAGGGGCTTTAGGGTCGTTATCATCTCTCACCTCGGCGAGGACCTCAAAAAGGAGCTCCCCTTCGCGAGGGTTGATGGAATAGAGGCGAAGGGCCTCGACGAGAACCTGAACCTCATCGTTGACAGACAGCCAGTCTTCGGAAAGCTCGGCAGGAGCACGCCGGAGCTCATAGTTGAGAGGCTCGCGAGAAAGGCGAGAGGAAAGGACAGGGAAATATACGAGCGGATTCTGGCCTCTTTCGGACGGAATGTGTAG
- a CDS encoding methyl-accepting chemotaxis protein, which translates to MDEKSALIASPVLAFGLTIVPAFLAGPIAGLIGGIIGVGAGIMLTKNIAGKAKIPPEVEQYRREIEEQMNVIIKILDRIAEGDLTVEDTELNGHLGEIRKTIEKMRQNLHRMVTSIKDAAEVVNERSALIKENIDQISEAIQQVAEAINQVSIEAQREQENINHMTETMRYIDEIGKETINTMEDFERSMSEVVGLAREGGQKGEEAVGQIEEIRNMMLMIEETVKGVAEMGKNIANITNVITGIAEQTNLLALNAAIEAARAGEAGKGFAVVAEEIRNLAEESKQAADDIRNIVEQIMAKIDESVEVTGKSVETVAQSTEVLKESVSYLTHIAELMEEMEVKANELKNKVLEEGEKIDEGLRFLENLAASAEETTAAAEEVSAAAEEQTSALEEVRATLADFEEVVQRLMEEVNRFKL; encoded by the coding sequence ATGGATGAGAAGAGCGCGCTCATAGCGTCACCGGTTCTGGCCTTTGGCCTGACGATAGTGCCGGCGTTTCTAGCGGGCCCCATTGCGGGCCTAATTGGAGGCATTATAGGCGTGGGAGCAGGGATAATGCTAACGAAGAACATAGCAGGAAAGGCAAAGATTCCTCCCGAGGTCGAGCAGTACCGCAGGGAGATAGAGGAGCAGATGAACGTCATCATAAAAATCCTCGACAGAATAGCAGAGGGAGACCTGACGGTTGAAGACACCGAACTCAATGGACACCTTGGAGAGATAAGAAAGACAATTGAGAAAATGCGTCAAAATCTACACCGTATGGTCACATCAATCAAGGATGCAGCGGAGGTTGTAAACGAGAGGAGTGCCCTCATCAAGGAGAACATAGACCAGATTAGCGAGGCAATACAGCAGGTTGCCGAGGCAATCAACCAGGTCAGCATTGAGGCGCAGAGGGAGCAGGAGAACATCAACCACATGACGGAAACCATGCGCTACATTGACGAGATAGGAAAGGAGACCATAAACACGATGGAGGACTTTGAGAGGTCCATGAGCGAGGTTGTCGGACTTGCCAGGGAGGGTGGCCAGAAGGGCGAAGAGGCCGTCGGGCAGATTGAAGAGATAAGGAACATGATGCTGATGATTGAGGAGACCGTCAAGGGCGTTGCCGAGATGGGCAAGAACATAGCCAACATAACCAACGTGATTACGGGCATCGCGGAGCAGACGAATTTGCTCGCGTTGAACGCGGCTATCGAGGCGGCGAGGGCAGGTGAGGCAGGAAAAGGCTTCGCGGTCGTTGCCGAGGAGATTAGAAACCTCGCGGAGGAGAGCAAGCAGGCCGCCGACGATATCAGGAACATCGTGGAGCAGATTATGGCCAAGATTGACGAGAGCGTCGAGGTCACCGGAAAGAGCGTTGAGACCGTTGCCCAATCAACCGAAGTCCTCAAGGAGAGCGTCTCGTACCTCACCCACATAGCCGAGCTCATGGAGGAGATGGAGGTCAAGGCCAACGAGCTCAAGAACAAGGTCCTTGAGGAGGGCGAGAAGATAGACGAGGGCCTGCGCTTCCTCGAGAACCTCGCGGCATCTGCGGAGGAAACCACTGCTGCGGCAGAGGAAGTCAGCGCCGCGGCGGAGGAGCAGACCTCGGCGCTGGAGGAGGTCCGCGCAACGCTTGCGGACTTCGAAGAGGTCGTCCAGAGGCTCATGGAAGAGGTCAACAGGTTCAAGCTTTGA